One window from the genome of Nicotiana sylvestris chromosome 9, ASM39365v2, whole genome shotgun sequence encodes:
- the LOC104213124 gene encoding ADP,ATP carrier protein, mitochondrial, translating to MKNICSIGLSHPIYTHSLFSLQNPLAPRSSPISISSFDFQGEWNAGVYLAMADNQHPTVFQKVANQMHLSSSLSQDVHARYGGIQRPALHQRRFAYGNYSNAGLQNCQATQDLSLISANASPVFVQAPQEKGLAAFATDFLMGGVSAAVSKTAAAPIERVKLLIQNQDEMIKAGRLSEPYKGIGDCFGRTIKDEGFGSLWRGNTANVIRYFPTQALNFAFKDYFKRLFNFKKDRDGYWKWFAGNLASGGAAGASSLLFVYSLDYARTRLANDAKAAKKGGGRQFNGLIDVYKKTLASDGIAGLYRGFNISCVGIIVYRGLYFGMYDSLKPVLLTGNMQDSFFASFALGWLITNGAGLASYPIDTVRRRMMMTSGEAVKYKSSFDAFSQILKNEGAKSLFKGAGANILRAVAGAGVLAGYDKLQVIVFGKKYGSGGA from the exons ATGAAAAATATCTGCAGTATAGGTCTTAGCCACCCAATATATACTCATTCTCTATTCTCCCTTCAAAACCCTCTAGCTCCTCGTTCTTCTCCCATCTCCATTTCCTCTTTCGACTTCCAAGGCGAGTGGAACGCAG GAGTTTACTTAGCAATGGCGGATAACCAGCACCCAACTGTTTTTCAGAAGGTAGCTAACCAGATGCATCTGAGCTCCAGTCTTTCCCAGGATGTCCATGCTCGCTATGGGGGCATTCAAAGGCCTGCTCTCCATCAGAGACGTTTTGCATATGGCAATTACTCTAATGCAGGACTGCAAAACTGCCAAGCCACACAGGATCTCTCATTGATTTCTGCAAACGCTTCACCAGTGTTTGTGCAAGCTCCCCAAGAAAAAGGATTAGCAGCTTTTGCCACTGACTTCCTTATGGGTGGTGTTTCTGCTGCTGTGTCAAAGACTGCTGCTGCCCCTATTGAGCGCGTGAAACTTTTGATCCAAAACCAAGATGAGATGATTAAGGCTGGTAGACTGTCAGAACCATACAAGGGAATTGGAGATTGTTTCGGGAGGACAATTAAAGATGAAGGATTTGGTTCTTTGTGGAGAGGAAACACTGCTAATGTCATTCGTTACTTCCCTACTCAG GCCTTGAACTTTGCATTTAAGGACTACTTCAAGAGGCTCTTCAACTTCAAGAAGGACCGTGATGGCTACTGGAAGTGGTTTGCAGGCAACCTTGCATCTGGTGGTGCTGCTGGTGCTTCTTCTTTGCTCTTTGTTTACTCCCTTGACTATGCTCGTACTCGTCTTGCAAATGATGCCAAGGCTGCAAAGAAGGGAGGTGGGAGACAATTTAATGGTTTGATCGATGTCTACAAGAAGACTCTTGCATCTGATGGAATTGCTGGATTGTACCGTGGGTTCAACATTTCATGTGTTGGTATCATTGTGTACCGTGGTTTGTACTTCGGAATGTACGACTCCTTGAAGCCAGTGCTCTTGACTGGAAACATGCAG GATAGTTTCTTTGCTAGCTTTGCTCTTGGGTGGCTTATTACCAATGGTGCTGGTCTTGCATCCTACCCAATTGACACTGTTAGAAGAAGAATGATGATGACATCTGGTGAGGCTGTGAAGTACAAGAGCTCATTCGACGCCTTCTCCCAGATCCTTAAGAATGAGGGTGCCAAATCTCTGTTCAAGGGTGCTGGTGCTAACATCCTCCGTGCCGTTGCTGGTGCTGGTGTGTTGGCAGGTTATGACAAGCTTCAGGTCATCGTTTTTGGAAAGAAATATGGTTCTGGTGGTGCCTAA